In the Streptomyces fradiae ATCC 10745 = DSM 40063 genome, one interval contains:
- a CDS encoding ChaB family protein has product MPGREELPSTLERSAREAQRTWIKAHDSAVEQYGEGERAHRVAYSALKHTHEKVGDHWERKERGRKGPSDPRAGTPRGKPARSGEGVDENASKQHLYDTAKRLGVEGRSRMTKAELAEAIRKENRSRTREARER; this is encoded by the coding sequence ATGCCAGGGCGTGAGGAACTGCCCTCCACGCTGGAACGGTCCGCGCGGGAGGCCCAGCGGACCTGGATCAAGGCGCACGACTCGGCCGTCGAGCAGTACGGCGAAGGCGAGCGGGCCCACCGCGTCGCCTACAGCGCGCTGAAGCACACCCACGAGAAGGTCGGCGACCACTGGGAGCGCAAGGAGCGGGGGCGCAAGGGGCCCTCCGACCCGCGCGCCGGGACGCCGCGCGGGAAGCCCGCCCGCAGCGGCGAGGGCGTCGACGAGAACGCCTCCAAGCAGCACCTCTACGACACGGCCAAACGCCTCGGCGTCGAGGGCCGCTCACGGATGACGAAGGCCGAGCTGGCCGAGGCGATCCGCAAGGAGAACCGCTCCCGCACCCGCGAGGCCCGCGAGCGCTGA
- a CDS encoding phosphoribosylanthranilate isomerase, with the protein MTEVNKLVQVAGIIDAAEADLCIGEGADWLGFALRLPSGKDDIPEQDAAAIIKGLEAPHAGVLISYLTDAEEVSRFCDELGVVAVQLHGDVETEQLRLLKELRPELFVLKSLVVKEDNADELLKLVDDTHPFVDMYITDTFDPKTGAKGATGLTHDWNVSAELVRRSPKPLMMAGGLNPENVYDAIRTVKPAAVDAHTGLEGPDGRKDRAKVAKFVAEARRAFDEIG; encoded by the coding sequence ATGACCGAGGTCAACAAGCTCGTTCAGGTGGCCGGCATCATCGACGCGGCCGAGGCCGACCTGTGCATCGGCGAGGGGGCCGACTGGCTCGGCTTCGCGCTGCGCCTGCCGTCCGGCAAGGACGACATCCCGGAGCAGGACGCCGCCGCCATCATCAAGGGCCTGGAGGCGCCGCACGCGGGTGTGCTGATCAGCTACCTCACGGACGCCGAGGAGGTCAGCCGGTTCTGCGACGAGCTGGGCGTCGTCGCCGTGCAGCTCCACGGCGACGTGGAGACCGAGCAGCTGCGCCTCCTCAAGGAGCTCCGGCCCGAGCTGTTCGTGCTGAAGTCCCTGGTGGTCAAGGAGGACAACGCCGACGAGCTGCTGAAGCTGGTCGACGACACCCACCCCTTCGTCGACATGTACATCACCGACACCTTCGACCCGAAGACCGGCGCCAAGGGCGCCACGGGCCTCACGCACGACTGGAACGTCTCCGCCGAGCTGGTCCGCCGCTCCCCGAAGCCGCTGATGATGGCGGGCGGCCTGAACCCGGAGAACGTCTACGACGCCATCCGCACGGTCAAGCCCGCCGCCGTCGACGCCCACACCGGCCTGGAGGGCCCCGACGGGCGCAAGGACCGCGCCAAGGTCGCCAAGTTCGTCGCCGAGGCGCGCCGCGCCTTCGACGAGATCGGCTGA
- a CDS encoding GntR family transcriptional regulator, producing MEQGTAREAAERPGRRPPPAPAPRPAPRPRAAPPAPDGRERPGGGTTPADPRAPAAQAASAAPKGPGTPRDAGAFAGAGSRAGAGPGAPPREGRPDASSEPAAPYASAGRAGDRLPGRAPGAYGHDEPVPLGTPRSVRRHSVRGQVLDALRAALVGGDLAPGQVYSAPALGLRLGVSATPVREAMQQLAVEGAVEVVPNRGFRVVERTPRELAELAEVRALIEVPVMLRLARTVTAGRWAGLRPLAEATAAAAARGDLAEYGEADRAFHRAVLGLAGNEQLVAVADGLHRRSQWPLVSPPALRRADLVADAAEHGALLDALAAGDLTVVESLVREHFTGART from the coding sequence GTGGAGCAGGGCACGGCCCGTGAGGCGGCGGAGCGGCCGGGGCGGCGCCCTCCGCCGGCTCCGGCGCCCCGCCCCGCGCCGCGCCCCCGCGCCGCGCCGCCCGCCCCGGACGGCCGCGAGCGGCCGGGGGGCGGGACGACCCCGGCGGACCCGAGGGCGCCGGCGGCCCAGGCCGCCTCGGCGGCGCCGAAGGGACCCGGGACGCCTCGGGACGCGGGGGCCTTCGCGGGTGCGGGCAGCCGTGCGGGGGCCGGTCCGGGGGCTCCGCCCCGGGAGGGCCGCCCGGACGCGTCCTCGGAGCCCGCCGCCCCGTACGCCTCCGCCGGACGGGCCGGCGACCGCCTTCCGGGCCGGGCGCCCGGGGCGTACGGGCACGACGAGCCCGTGCCGCTCGGCACCCCCCGCTCCGTCCGGCGGCACTCCGTGCGCGGCCAGGTCCTCGACGCGCTGCGCGCCGCCCTCGTGGGCGGCGACCTCGCACCCGGCCAGGTGTACTCCGCCCCCGCCCTCGGGCTGCGCCTCGGCGTCTCCGCGACCCCCGTCCGGGAGGCGATGCAGCAGCTCGCCGTCGAGGGCGCCGTCGAGGTCGTACCCAACCGGGGCTTCCGCGTCGTCGAGCGCACCCCGCGCGAACTGGCCGAACTGGCCGAGGTCCGCGCCCTCATCGAGGTCCCCGTCATGCTCCGCCTCGCGCGGACCGTCACCGCCGGGCGGTGGGCCGGACTGCGCCCGCTCGCCGAGGCCACGGCCGCCGCGGCCGCCCGGGGCGACCTCGCCGAGTACGGGGAGGCCGACCGCGCCTTCCACCGCGCCGTCCTCGGCCTCGCGGGCAACGAGCAGCTCGTCGCCGTCGCCGACGGCCTGCACCGCCGCTCCCAGTGGCCGCTCGTCAGCCCGCCCGCGCTGCGCCGCGCCGACCTCGTCGCGGACGCGGCCGAGCACGGCGCCCTGCTGGACGCGCTGGCCGCCGGGGACCTGACGGTCGTCGAGTCCCTGGTCAGGGAGCACTTCACCGGCGCCCGGACCTGA
- a CDS encoding DUF2637 domain-containing protein, with amino-acid sequence MRMTDISLEWLLPGGVMLVGAAAAVAVVARGRRAAGEKAAADDSWERSQERRRRKEAVYGIASYLLLFCCAAVAAALSFHGLVGFGRQNLNLSGGWEYLVPFGLDGAAMFCSVLAVREASHGDAALGSRLLVWLFAGAAAWFNWVHAPRGLGHDGAPQFFAGMSLSAAVLFDRALKQTRRAALREQGLVPRPLPQIRIVRWLRAPRETFAAWSLMLLEGVRTLDEAVEEVREDRREKERAHRERRERQKLERARLRAFNRQHRSWGLGRGVGRRVEAPGLTAAPGSGQAAVGGSVAEPAISGPGQPPHRPRPSLQAVRGGPEPRTVDLTAEDDTQTLPRLDSLEQKLKSLEQQFG; translated from the coding sequence ATGAGAATGACCGACATATCGCTGGAATGGCTGCTTCCGGGCGGAGTGATGCTCGTCGGGGCCGCCGCCGCGGTGGCGGTGGTCGCGCGCGGCAGGCGCGCCGCCGGGGAGAAGGCCGCGGCGGACGACTCCTGGGAGCGCAGCCAGGAGCGCCGCCGGCGCAAGGAGGCCGTCTACGGCATCGCCTCCTACCTGCTCCTCTTCTGCTGCGCGGCCGTCGCCGCCGCGCTCTCCTTCCACGGACTGGTCGGCTTCGGCCGGCAGAACCTGAACCTGTCCGGCGGCTGGGAGTACCTGGTGCCGTTCGGCCTGGACGGCGCCGCCATGTTCTGCTCGGTGCTCGCCGTGCGCGAGGCCAGCCACGGTGACGCGGCCCTCGGCTCCCGGCTGCTCGTGTGGCTGTTCGCCGGGGCCGCCGCCTGGTTCAACTGGGTGCACGCCCCGCGCGGCCTCGGCCACGACGGCGCCCCGCAGTTCTTCGCGGGCATGTCCCTGTCCGCGGCCGTGCTGTTCGACCGGGCCCTGAAGCAGACCCGCAGGGCGGCGCTGCGCGAGCAGGGCCTGGTCCCGCGCCCGCTGCCGCAGATCCGGATCGTCCGCTGGCTGCGGGCGCCCCGCGAGACGTTCGCCGCCTGGTCGCTGATGCTCCTGGAGGGCGTGCGGACCCTGGACGAGGCCGTCGAGGAGGTACGGGAGGACCGGCGCGAGAAGGAGCGCGCCCACCGCGAGCGGCGGGAGCGGCAGAAGCTGGAGCGGGCGCGGCTGCGGGCGTTCAACCGCCAGCACCGGAGCTGGGGGCTCGGCCGGGGCGTCGGACGCCGGGTCGAGGCGCCGGGCCTCACCGCCGCGCCGGGTTCCGGGCAGGCCGCGGTGGGCGGGTCCGTCGCGGAGCCCGCCATATCCGGGCCGGGACAGCCGCCGCACCGGCCCCGGCCCTCACTGCAGGCCGTCAGGGGCGGCCCTGAGCCCCGGACGGTGGACCTGACGGCGGAGGACGACACCCAGACCCTCCCGCGCCTGGACTCCCTGGAGCAGAAGCTCAAGAGCCTGGAGCAGCAGTTCGGCTGA
- a CDS encoding carbohydrate kinase family protein, whose product MSSQRITVLGECVADAFTDPLHPAEPDGTGLTLRVMPGGGPANTAVALARLGTPARFLGRLSGDVFGTLFRDRLTASGVDLTGCVAASEPSTLAVADVDAHGHASYAFHAEGAADWQWTAEELAAAPLDGTVCLHTGSLALIREPGGRRVEEFLASVRERATVCVDPNVRPLLVPPAAYRERLGHWCALADVLRVSEDDLARLLPGTAPEEACDRWHAAGARLVVVTLGGRGALASLDGARVTVPALPAEVADTVGAGDSFTAGLLHALAGLGRLGGRLDGLTLDETAASCAYAALVAARTCAVPGADPPWAADLPAPPRPSR is encoded by the coding sequence ATGAGCAGTCAGCGGATCACCGTGCTCGGCGAGTGCGTCGCCGACGCCTTCACCGACCCGCTCCACCCGGCGGAGCCCGACGGCACCGGGCTCACCCTGCGGGTCATGCCGGGCGGCGGGCCCGCCAACACGGCCGTCGCCCTCGCCCGGCTGGGCACCCCCGCCCGCTTCCTCGGGCGGCTCTCCGGCGACGTGTTCGGCACCCTCTTCCGCGACCGCCTGACCGCCTCCGGGGTGGACCTGACGGGCTGTGTGGCCGCGTCCGAGCCGAGCACCCTGGCCGTCGCCGACGTGGACGCCCACGGCCACGCCTCGTACGCCTTCCACGCGGAGGGCGCGGCGGACTGGCAGTGGACCGCCGAGGAGCTGGCCGCCGCCCCGCTGGACGGCACGGTCTGCCTGCACACCGGGTCGCTCGCACTGATCCGCGAGCCGGGCGGCCGACGGGTCGAGGAGTTCCTGGCCTCGGTGCGGGAGCGGGCCACCGTGTGCGTCGACCCCAACGTGCGCCCGCTGCTGGTGCCGCCCGCAGCGTACCGGGAGCGGCTCGGCCACTGGTGCGCGCTCGCCGACGTCCTGCGCGTCAGCGAGGACGACCTGGCCCGGCTCCTGCCGGGCACCGCGCCGGAGGAGGCGTGCGACCGGTGGCACGCGGCCGGGGCCCGGCTCGTCGTGGTCACGCTCGGCGGGCGCGGGGCGCTCGCCTCGCTGGACGGTGCCCGGGTCACCGTGCCCGCCCTGCCGGCGGAGGTCGCGGACACCGTCGGCGCGGGCGACTCGTTCACCGCCGGGCTGCTGCACGCCCTCGCGGGCCTGGGCCGCCTGGGCGGCCGGCTCGACGGGCTGACCCTGGACGAGACCGCCGCGAGCTGCGCGTACGCCGCGCTGGTCGCCGCCCGCACGTGCGCGGTGCCCGGCGCCGACCCGCCATGGGCGGCGGACCTCCCGGCGCCGCCCCGGCCGTCGCGCTGA
- a CDS encoding WD40 repeat domain-containing protein, translated as MRATVWTVANALGVVAGSGTRGELLTALLGAPRSPRHVVLPADAPGARELAADLRALGDVRVALEGPAPGPAPPPGIPASGRPRLSDPAAVCAADPVVVTRAYEEEPGAYGGLGAAWLRAGQALVRDDRTAADRALALLAALPGDAAADVRDGLAALAADAPWTVAGAREGRVTALAVHEGRPDATGDPRTRALARLGDGTRLALDERGRLRTGPEAVPRLVEAVAATLATHPATALAAVGGTVVTGDRMGCAHAFSLGGVEQAAPHSGRVTALAATDGPRVYSGGADGTVRRWLPGRERDPDGGGAGDAVEGGVVARRPYPVAALHARGRALAVAWADGLVEVRDPDDTEAAVRSFRPGGAVRAVALLPDGTLAVGTDTALVRLRPA; from the coding sequence GTGCGCGCCACGGTATGGACGGTCGCCAACGCCCTCGGCGTGGTCGCCGGCAGCGGCACCCGCGGGGAGCTGCTCACGGCCCTGCTGGGCGCACCCCGGAGCCCCCGGCACGTCGTCCTGCCCGCCGACGCGCCCGGCGCCCGCGAACTGGCGGCCGACCTGCGGGCGCTCGGCGACGTACGGGTCGCCCTCGAAGGGCCCGCGCCCGGCCCGGCCCCACCGCCCGGCATCCCGGCGTCCGGGCGTCCGCGCCTCTCCGACCCGGCAGCCGTCTGCGCGGCCGACCCCGTGGTGGTGACCCGCGCGTACGAGGAGGAGCCCGGCGCGTACGGCGGGCTGGGCGCCGCCTGGCTGAGGGCCGGTCAGGCGCTCGTACGGGACGACCGGACGGCCGCCGACCGGGCCCTGGCGCTGCTGGCCGCCCTGCCCGGGGACGCGGCGGCGGACGTGCGCGACGGCCTGGCCGCCCTCGCGGCGGACGCCCCGTGGACGGTGGCGGGTGCGCGGGAGGGGCGGGTGACGGCGCTGGCCGTGCACGAAGGCCGCCCGGACGCGACCGGCGACCCGCGCACCAGGGCGCTGGCCCGACTCGGCGACGGCACCCGCCTGGCGCTCGACGAACGGGGCCGGCTGCGCACCGGCCCCGAGGCGGTGCCCCGCCTGGTGGAGGCGGTGGCGGCGACGCTCGCGACCCATCCGGCGACGGCGCTGGCGGCGGTCGGGGGCACGGTGGTGACGGGGGACCGGATGGGGTGCGCGCACGCCTTCAGCCTGGGCGGGGTGGAACAGGCGGCGCCGCACTCCGGCAGGGTCACCGCGCTCGCGGCGACGGACGGGCCCCGCGTGTACAGCGGCGGCGCCGACGGCACGGTACGCCGGTGGCTCCCCGGCCGGGAACGGGACCCGGACGGGGGCGGGGCCGGGGACGCGGTCGAAGGCGGTGTGGTGGCCCGGCGCCCGTACCCGGTGGCCGCCCTGCACGCGCGGGGACGGGCGCTGGCGGTGGCGTGGGCGGACGGACTGGTGGAGGTCCGCGACCCGGACGACACGGAGGCGGCCGTACGGTCCTTCCGGCCGGGTGGGGCCGTACGGGCGGTCGCGCTGCTGCCCGACGGCACGCTCGCGGTCGGCACGGACACCGCCCTCGTACGGCTCCGCCCCGCGTGA
- a CDS encoding ATP-binding protein — MVDGRDQGIPGAARLTRRIGAGDLGAVAGVRGALRELWAHRVADDPAYTAELLTTELVTNALIHTAYGAVVTATLDGDVLRVEVRDFAPEPPDPYLPVSEERTHGRGLLLVQALADAWGMRDQGIGKVVWFELSGVKPAA, encoded by the coding sequence ATGGTGGACGGGCGGGACCAGGGCATACCCGGCGCGGCGCGGCTGACCCGCCGGATCGGCGCCGGTGACCTCGGCGCGGTGGCCGGGGTGCGCGGCGCCCTGCGGGAGTTATGGGCCCACCGGGTCGCCGACGACCCGGCGTACACGGCGGAGCTGCTCACCACGGAGCTGGTGACCAACGCGCTGATCCACACGGCGTACGGGGCGGTGGTCACCGCGACGCTCGACGGGGACGTGCTGCGCGTGGAGGTGCGGGACTTCGCCCCCGAGCCCCCCGACCCGTACCTGCCGGTGTCGGAGGAGCGCACCCATGGCAGGGGCCTGCTGCTGGTGCAGGCGCTCGCCGACGCCTGGGGGATGCGGGACCAGGGCATCGGCAAGGTCGTGTGGTTCGAGCTGTCCGGGGTGAAGCCCGCCGCGTGA
- a CDS encoding MarR family winged helix-turn-helix transcriptional regulator, which yields MRDSVDHFMDQWAAQRTDLDLEAMGAIGRILRLSRHVSAGLKSYFAEHDMETWEFDVLATLRRNGRPLTPKALGASVMIGSAALTNRIDRLAARGLVVREAIPGDRRSLNIALTPDGRDLVDSVVEGHVANQRAMLDTLGGDEREELNRLLRTLLTSFGDTP from the coding sequence ATGCGTGACTCCGTCGACCACTTCATGGATCAATGGGCGGCCCAGCGCACGGACCTCGACCTGGAGGCGATGGGCGCGATCGGCCGCATCCTGCGGCTGTCGCGGCACGTGAGCGCCGGGCTGAAGTCCTACTTCGCCGAACACGACATGGAGACCTGGGAGTTCGACGTCCTGGCGACCCTGCGCCGCAACGGCAGACCCCTCACGCCGAAGGCCCTCGGCGCCAGCGTCATGATCGGCTCCGCCGCCCTGACCAACCGCATCGACCGCCTCGCCGCGCGCGGCCTGGTGGTCCGCGAGGCCATCCCCGGCGACCGCCGCAGCCTGAACATCGCGCTCACGCCGGACGGCCGGGACCTGGTGGACAGCGTCGTGGAGGGGCACGTGGCGAACCAGCGCGCGATGCTCGACACGCTCGGCGGCGACGAGCGCGAGGAGCTCAACCGCCTCCTGCGCACGCTCCTCACCTCGTTCGGCGACACCCCGTGA
- a CDS encoding pyruvate dehydrogenase produces the protein MGRQNVAELFVDTLVRAGVRRLYGVVGDSLNPVVDAVRRTRGIEWVQVRHEESAAFAAGAEAQVTGRLAACAGSCGPGNLHLVNGLYDAHRSMAPVLALASHIPSSEIGLGYFQETHPDQLFQRCSHYCELVSTPRQTPRLLRTAIQHAVGLGGVSVVVLPGDVAAEQAPEESRAYDLATTRPAVRPGDAEVDELARMVDAADRVTLFCGSGTAGAHAEVMQFAERVKAPVGHALRGKEFIQYDNPFDVGMSGLLGYGAAYEATHECDLLILLGTDFPYSAFLPDDVRIVQVDLRPERLGRRSRLDLAVWGDVRETLRCLVPRVRPKSDRRFLDKMLRKHERALEGVVRAYTRKVEKHVPLHPEYVASVLDELADDDAVFTVDTGMCNVWAARYLTPNGRRRIIGSFSHGSMANALPQAIGAQFTDRNRQVVSVSGDGGFSMLMGDFLTLVQYDLPVKVVLFNNSSLGMVELEMLVAGLPSHGTSYRNPDFAAVARAAGAYGVRVEKPKQLAGALKDAFRHRGPALVDVVTDPNALSIPPKIQADMVTGFALSAGKMVLEGGVGRMLQLARSNVRNIPRP, from the coding sequence ATGGGCAGACAGAACGTGGCCGAACTGTTCGTCGACACGCTCGTACGCGCCGGGGTGCGGCGCCTGTACGGGGTGGTCGGGGACAGCCTCAACCCCGTCGTGGACGCCGTGCGGCGCACCCGCGGCATCGAGTGGGTCCAGGTGCGGCACGAGGAGAGCGCCGCCTTCGCCGCCGGCGCCGAGGCGCAGGTGACCGGCCGGCTCGCCGCCTGCGCCGGGTCGTGCGGACCGGGCAACCTCCACCTCGTCAACGGCCTGTACGACGCGCACCGCTCCATGGCCCCCGTGCTCGCGCTGGCCTCGCACATCCCGTCCAGCGAGATCGGGCTCGGCTACTTCCAGGAGACCCACCCCGACCAGCTCTTCCAGCGGTGCAGCCACTACTGCGAGCTGGTCTCCACCCCCCGGCAGACGCCCCGCCTGCTGCGCACCGCGATCCAGCACGCCGTCGGGCTCGGCGGGGTGAGCGTCGTCGTCCTCCCCGGCGACGTCGCCGCCGAGCAGGCGCCCGAGGAGAGCAGGGCGTACGACCTGGCCACCACCCGGCCCGCGGTGCGCCCCGGCGACGCGGAGGTCGACGAGCTGGCCCGCATGGTCGACGCCGCCGACCGGGTCACCCTCTTCTGCGGCAGCGGCACGGCCGGCGCCCACGCCGAGGTCATGCAGTTCGCGGAGCGCGTCAAGGCACCGGTCGGCCACGCGCTGCGGGGCAAGGAGTTCATCCAGTACGACAATCCGTTCGACGTGGGGATGAGTGGGCTGCTCGGATACGGGGCGGCGTACGAGGCCACGCACGAGTGCGACCTGCTGATCCTGCTGGGGACGGACTTCCCGTACAGCGCGTTCCTCCCCGACGACGTGCGGATCGTCCAGGTGGACCTGCGGCCCGAGCGGCTCGGGCGGCGCTCGCGGCTCGACCTCGCCGTGTGGGGGGACGTCCGCGAGACCCTGCGCTGCCTCGTGCCCCGTGTGCGCCCCAAGAGCGACCGGCGCTTCCTGGACAAGATGCTGAGGAAGCACGAGCGGGCGCTGGAGGGCGTGGTCCGGGCGTACACCCGCAAGGTGGAGAAGCACGTCCCGCTGCACCCGGAGTACGTGGCCTCGGTCCTCGACGAACTCGCCGACGACGACGCCGTGTTCACCGTGGACACCGGCATGTGCAACGTCTGGGCGGCCCGCTATCTGACGCCCAACGGGCGCCGGCGGATCATCGGGTCGTTCAGCCACGGCTCCATGGCGAACGCGCTGCCGCAGGCCATCGGCGCCCAGTTCACCGACCGGAACCGCCAGGTGGTGTCGGTCTCCGGCGACGGCGGGTTCTCCATGCTCATGGGCGACTTCCTCACCCTGGTCCAGTACGACCTGCCCGTGAAGGTGGTCCTGTTCAACAACTCCTCGCTCGGCATGGTGGAGCTGGAGATGCTGGTCGCGGGGCTGCCCTCGCACGGCACGTCCTACCGGAACCCGGACTTCGCCGCCGTCGCCCGCGCCGCCGGGGCCTACGGGGTGCGGGTGGAGAAGCCCAAGCAGCTCGCGGGCGCCCTCAAGGACGCCTTCCGCCACCGCGGCCCGGCCCTCGTCGACGTGGTGACCGACCCCAACGCCCTGTCCATCCCACCGAAGATCCAGGCCGACATGGTGACCGGCTTCGCGCTCTCCGCCGGCAAGATGGTGCTGGAGGGCGGGGTCGGGCGGATGCTGCAGCTCGCCCGCTCCAACGTGCGGAACATCCCGCGACCTTGA
- a CDS encoding (2Fe-2S)-binding protein — protein MSLSALLPSTSASRSTSAPAAVPASPVAASYARLAEVFPGLRVRELAEGEAAPHGDGWVRADELGAGGPALDAFLAWDEEQTLRDYGAAARPDVIASFGLHRYAWPACLLVTVPWFLHRRVPRVPAADVAFHRELGRMAVRVREFACLPGDPAAALPGARVVPDEEALRAEVRAAVAEHLAPVLEGFGPRMRRRGRALWGMATDEVVEGIWYVAGLLGEEPRAMAELELLLPRTAKPYVGPAGFRELTAPDGRTFPTRDRASCCLFYTLRPEDTCVTCPRTCDADRLRKLSAAPGA, from the coding sequence ATGTCCCTTTCCGCATTGCTCCCGTCCACGTCCGCCTCGCGTTCGACCTCCGCGCCGGCCGCCGTACCGGCGTCGCCCGTGGCGGCCTCGTACGCCCGCCTCGCCGAGGTCTTCCCCGGCCTGCGCGTGCGGGAGCTCGCCGAGGGCGAGGCGGCACCGCACGGCGACGGCTGGGTCCGCGCGGACGAGTTGGGGGCCGGGGGCCCCGCGCTCGACGCCTTCCTCGCGTGGGACGAGGAGCAGACGCTCCGCGACTACGGGGCGGCGGCCCGCCCGGACGTGATCGCCAGCTTCGGCCTCCACCGGTACGCGTGGCCCGCCTGCCTGCTGGTGACGGTGCCGTGGTTCCTGCACCGGCGGGTGCCGCGCGTGCCGGCCGCCGATGTGGCCTTCCACCGGGAGCTGGGCCGGATGGCCGTGCGCGTACGGGAGTTCGCCTGCCTGCCCGGCGACCCCGCCGCCGCGCTGCCGGGCGCGCGGGTCGTCCCGGACGAGGAGGCGCTGCGCGCCGAGGTGCGGGCCGCCGTCGCCGAGCACCTGGCCCCCGTGCTGGAGGGGTTCGGTCCGCGCATGCGGCGCCGGGGCCGGGCTCTGTGGGGCATGGCGACGGACGAGGTCGTCGAGGGCATCTGGTACGTGGCGGGGCTGCTCGGCGAGGAGCCCCGCGCGATGGCGGAGCTGGAGCTGCTGCTGCCCCGCACGGCGAAGCCGTACGTGGGCCCGGCCGGGTTCCGCGAGCTGACGGCGCCCGACGGCAGGACGTTCCCCACCCGCGACCGGGCGAGCTGCTGCCTCTTCTACACCCTGCGCCCCGAGGACACCTGCGTCACCTGCCCGCGCACCTGCGACGCGGACCGGCTCCGCAAGCTGTCCGCCGCGCCCGGCGCCTGA
- the upp gene encoding uracil phosphoribosyltransferase, whose product MHLLPQTDQLRAIHTVIRDRDCAREDFVFYSRRVIRLLLEAGMDLLPFTKKDVTTPVGAVYPGLEFASKLCAVPVIRAGESMEAELREVHPGIRIGKILIQRDKRTKLPHLLYRHLPDDIADRYVLLLEPMLATAGSALAAIDVLLDAGVAEDRIIMINFLSSPEGLRRVADARPRVKIVTSAIEDRLNEHAFMVPGIGDFGDRFFGTTDSGARK is encoded by the coding sequence GTGCACCTGCTTCCGCAGACCGACCAGCTCCGCGCCATCCACACCGTGATCCGCGACCGGGACTGCGCCCGCGAGGACTTCGTCTTCTACTCGCGGCGCGTCATCCGCCTCCTGCTCGAAGCCGGGATGGACCTGCTGCCCTTCACCAAGAAGGACGTCACCACTCCGGTCGGCGCCGTCTACCCGGGCCTGGAGTTCGCCTCCAAGCTGTGTGCCGTGCCCGTCATCCGGGCCGGCGAGTCCATGGAGGCCGAGCTGCGCGAGGTCCACCCGGGCATCCGCATCGGCAAGATCCTCATCCAGCGCGACAAGCGGACGAAGCTGCCGCACCTGCTCTACCGGCACCTGCCCGACGACATCGCCGACCGGTACGTGCTGCTGCTGGAGCCGATGCTCGCCACCGCGGGGTCCGCGCTCGCCGCCATCGACGTCCTGCTCGACGCCGGGGTGGCCGAGGACCGCATCATCATGATCAACTTCCTGTCCTCGCCCGAGGGACTGCGCCGCGTCGCCGACGCGCGTCCCCGCGTCAAGATCGTCACCAGCGCCATCGAGGACCGCCTCAACGAGCACGCCTTCATGGTCCCGGGCATCGGCGACTTCGGCGACCGCTTCTTCGGCACCACCGACTCCGGAGCCCGCAAGTGA
- a CDS encoding nitroreductase family protein — MIRSRRSVRHYRPDPVPAEVLRELTDLALEAPSSYNLQGRSIVTVTSERGLGALTEATGGQPHPQEAPVMLVFVAESGAWREDRADVWETARSRGAWSDAFATALPGDARAFHEDLAARGLAREYAVKDAMIAASFLMLAAEAAGLATSPMNGWDERLVKEAVGIGDRDDLHIALIMPLGYPAETRIHPGRRARSLTCFSETYGR, encoded by the coding sequence GTGATTCGGTCACGCCGCAGCGTCCGCCACTATCGGCCGGATCCGGTCCCCGCCGAGGTGCTGCGGGAACTCACCGATCTGGCGCTGGAAGCGCCGTCGAGCTACAACCTTCAGGGCCGCTCCATCGTCACCGTGACGAGTGAACGCGGGCTCGGCGCGCTCACCGAGGCGACCGGGGGGCAGCCGCACCCGCAGGAGGCCCCGGTCATGCTCGTCTTCGTCGCCGAGTCCGGCGCCTGGCGTGAGGACCGCGCCGACGTGTGGGAGACGGCCCGGAGCCGGGGGGCGTGGAGCGACGCGTTCGCCACCGCTCTGCCCGGCGACGCCCGCGCCTTCCACGAGGACCTGGCCGCCCGCGGCCTGGCCCGCGAGTACGCCGTCAAGGACGCGATGATCGCCGCCTCGTTCCTGATGCTGGCGGCCGAGGCCGCCGGGCTGGCCACCAGCCCGATGAACGGCTGGGACGAGCGGCTCGTCAAGGAGGCCGTCGGCATCGGCGACCGCGACGACCTGCACATCGCCCTGATCATGCCGCTGGGCTACCCGGCCGAGACCCGGATCCATCCGGGCCGGCGCGCACGCTCGCTCACCTGCTTCAGCGAGACGTACGGACGCTGA